In the genome of Rhodoferax fermentans, one region contains:
- a CDS encoding multidrug effflux MFS transporter yields the protein MNPDAHHIWQAPRWALAVLLAMLGMLGPFSIDTYIPAFSGIAASLNATPVQMQQTLSAYLFGFAFMSLFHGALSDSVGRRPVVLWGLAAFTLASMGCALSQSIGQLVFFRAVQGLTTGAGIVVSRAVVRDMFPPAQAQKVMSQITIYFGVAPAVAPMIGGVLFAHLGWHSVFWFLTGVGVFLWLANYRLLPETLHLSHRQPLKISNLMQGYWQLGRDPRFLLLALASGVPFNGMFLYVLSAPVFLGEHLALPPTQFFWFFVLTISGIMSGAWVSGRMAGRISPKRQIKYGFLIMLCMAIINLGANMLFTAQAVWAMFPISIFAFGWAMMVPVVTLLVLDLHPDRRGMASSLQAFVGSSANGLVAGVIAPLVMHSTVGLAATSLALLSIGLGAWVQLRRRWASIGA from the coding sequence ATGAATCCTGACGCACACCACATCTGGCAGGCGCCACGCTGGGCGCTGGCGGTGTTGCTGGCCATGCTGGGCATGCTCGGGCCGTTTTCGATTGACACCTACATTCCCGCGTTTTCGGGCATAGCCGCCTCTCTCAACGCCACGCCGGTGCAGATGCAGCAGACGCTGTCGGCCTACCTGTTCGGTTTTGCCTTCATGAGCCTGTTCCATGGGGCGCTGTCTGACAGCGTCGGGCGCCGGCCGGTGGTGTTGTGGGGGCTGGCGGCTTTCACCTTGGCCTCGATGGGCTGTGCGCTGTCTCAAAGCATCGGCCAGTTGGTGTTTTTCCGCGCGGTGCAGGGGCTGACCACCGGCGCGGGCATTGTGGTGTCACGCGCGGTGGTGCGTGACATGTTCCCGCCCGCGCAGGCGCAAAAGGTGATGAGCCAGATCACCATTTATTTTGGTGTGGCACCGGCGGTGGCGCCGATGATTGGCGGGGTGTTGTTCGCGCACCTGGGCTGGCACAGCGTGTTCTGGTTTCTGACCGGGGTCGGTGTGTTTCTGTGGCTGGCCAACTACCGCTTGTTGCCCGAGACGCTGCACCTGAGCCATCGCCAGCCGCTCAAGATCAGCAACCTGATGCAGGGGTACTGGCAGCTCGGGCGTGATCCGCGATTCTTGTTGCTGGCGTTGGCCAGTGGTGTCCCGTTCAATGGCATGTTTTTGTATGTGTTGTCGGCGCCGGTGTTTCTGGGTGAACATCTGGCCCTGCCGCCCACGCAGTTCTTCTGGTTTTTTGTGCTCACCATCAGCGGCATCATGAGTGGCGCCTGGGTCAGTGGTCGCATGGCCGGGCGGATCAGCCCCAAGCGTCAGATCAAGTACGGGTTCCTGATCATGCTCTGCATGGCAATCATCAATCTGGGGGCCAACATGCTGTTCACCGCGCAGGCTGTGTGGGCGATGTTCCCGATCTCGATATTTGCCTTTGGCTGGGCCATGATGGTGCCGGTGGTGACCCTGTTGGTGCTGGACCTGCACCCGGATCGGCGGGGCATGGCCTCGAGCCTGCAGGCCTTTGTCGGCTCCAGCGCCAACGGTCTGGTGGCCGGGGTGATTGCGCCGCTGGTGATGCACTCCACCGTCGGGCTGGCGGCCACCTCGCTGGCGCTGTTGTCGATTGGCCTGGGGGCCTGGGTGCAACTGCGCCGCCGCTGGGCGAGCATCGGTGCCTGA
- the glpD gene encoding glycerol-3-phosphate dehydrogenase, whose protein sequence is MNDHPRASPTASYDVLVVGGGINGAGIARDLAGRGLSVLLAEKDDLAAHTSSASTKLIHGGLRYLEYYEFGLVRKALAEREVLLRSAPHIMWPLRFVMPHDPAMRPAWMIRIGLFLYDHLARRELLPSSSGLNLRQHPAGAPLQSRFKQGFEYSDGWVDDARLVVLLAMDAAEHGARICTRCEVTQVQRTGDTGWQVNLRHRDGHIEPVQARAVVNATGPWASQFLRDSAQHKAVRSLRHVKGSHIVVPKMFDHPYAYIFQNADRRIIFAIPYERDFTLIGTTDIEYHGGLDAVRIDQDEISYLCEQASRYFQKPVREQDVVWSYSGVRPLLDAAEGTDASAVTRDYELELDTQAAPLMSVWGGKITTFRKLAEEAADRLCAALGAGHAAWTAHASLPGADLCKGLELPAGSAKDMPHALEMLVRQHPELPPALLQRWLRAYGSRLQTFLQAGDLGQQVAPGLFEAELHYLHQHEWARCADDVLWRRSKLGLHLTETERQQVASWCQQHWPTSGPN, encoded by the coding sequence ATGAACGATCACCCAAGGGCATCTCCCACAGCCAGTTATGACGTGCTGGTGGTTGGCGGTGGCATCAACGGCGCAGGCATCGCGCGCGACCTGGCCGGTCGTGGTCTGTCGGTGCTGTTGGCCGAAAAAGATGATCTGGCCGCACACACCTCGTCAGCCTCCACCAAACTGATCCACGGTGGCCTGCGCTACCTTGAATACTATGAGTTCGGGCTGGTGCGCAAGGCCCTGGCCGAGCGTGAGGTCTTGCTGCGCAGCGCCCCCCACATCATGTGGCCGCTGCGTTTTGTCATGCCACACGACCCTGCCATGCGCCCCGCCTGGATGATCCGCATCGGCCTGTTCCTGTATGACCATCTGGCACGGCGCGAGCTGCTGCCCAGCTCAAGCGGCTTGAATTTGCGCCAACACCCGGCTGGTGCACCACTGCAGAGCCGTTTCAAACAGGGTTTTGAGTACTCCGACGGCTGGGTCGATGATGCGCGCCTGGTGGTGCTGCTGGCCATGGATGCGGCCGAACACGGCGCCCGCATCTGCACCCGCTGCGAGGTGACCCAGGTGCAACGCACGGGAGACACCGGCTGGCAGGTGAACTTGCGTCATCGGGATGGGCACATCGAGCCCGTTCAGGCCCGCGCGGTGGTGAACGCCACCGGCCCCTGGGCCAGCCAGTTCCTGCGTGACAGCGCACAACACAAAGCGGTGCGCTCGTTGCGGCATGTCAAGGGCAGCCACATTGTGGTGCCCAAAATGTTTGACCACCCTTACGCCTACATTTTCCAGAACGCCGACCGGCGCATCATCTTCGCGATTCCCTATGAGCGTGACTTCACCCTGATCGGCACCACCGACATCGAGTACCACGGTGGCCTGGATGCCGTGCGTATTGACCAGGACGAAATCAGTTACCTGTGTGAGCAGGCCAGCCGCTACTTTCAGAAACCCGTGCGCGAACAGGATGTGGTCTGGAGTTACTCCGGCGTCAGGCCCCTACTCGATGCGGCAGAAGGCACCGACGCTTCGGCCGTTACACGCGACTACGAACTCGAGCTCGACACCCAGGCCGCCCCTCTGATGTCGGTGTGGGGCGGCAAGATCACCACCTTCCGTAAACTCGCCGAAGAGGCTGCCGACCGCCTCTGTGCCGCATTGGGTGCAGGCCATGCCGCCTGGACCGCGCACGCCAGTTTGCCGGGTGCCGACCTGTGCAAAGGACTTGAGCTGCCAGCCGGTTCCGCAAAGGACATGCCACACGCGCTGGAGATGCTGGTACGCCAGCACCCGGAACTGCCCCCTGCGCTGTTGCAACGCTGGTTGCGCGCTTATGGTTCACGGCTGCAGACCTTCTTGCAGGCCGGTGATTTGGGCCAACAAGTCGCGCCAGGCCTGTTCGAGGCTGAACTGCACTATTTGCACCAGCATGAGTGGGCGCGTTGCGCCGACGACGTGTTGTGGCGGCGCAGCAAACTGGGCCTGCACCTGACTGAGACAGAGCGCCAGCAGGTGGCGAGCTGGTGCCAACAACACTGGCCAACATCCGGCCCCAATTGA
- a CDS encoding TRAP transporter small permease: protein MMRLLRTVIDRLLQAGLIISFTVLALCVIWQVISRYALGNPSIFTEEVSRFAVIWLSLLGTAYACGRLEHMAYDMLAEKLQGQALLTHMRAVAALVLAFSATVFLYGGLKLVLRAFQVEQFSATLEVPMGYVYSCIPIAGACIVFYEIAILVNPASFRRANEVEEAIEHVNKELAA from the coding sequence ATGATGAGATTGCTACGAACCGTGATCGACCGCCTATTACAGGCGGGTTTGATCATTTCCTTCACCGTGCTGGCGCTGTGTGTGATCTGGCAGGTGATCAGCCGCTACGCGCTGGGTAACCCGTCCATCTTCACGGAGGAAGTATCACGGTTTGCAGTGATCTGGCTCAGCCTGCTCGGAACGGCTTACGCCTGCGGCAGGCTGGAGCACATGGCCTACGACATGCTGGCCGAAAAGTTGCAGGGCCAGGCCCTGTTGACCCACATGCGTGCTGTGGCAGCCCTGGTGCTGGCCTTCTCGGCGACGGTGTTTTTGTATGGCGGGCTCAAACTGGTGCTGCGCGCCTTTCAGGTGGAGCAGTTCTCTGCCACGCTGGAGGTACCGATGGGCTACGTCTACAGTTGTATTCCGATCGCGGGGGCATGCATCGTGTTCTACGAGATTGCGATTCTTGTGAACCCCGCCAGCTTCAGGCGCGCCAATGAAGTGGAAGAAGCGATTGAACATGTGAACAAGGAGTTGGCCGCATGA
- a CDS encoding DeoR/GlpR family DNA-binding transcription regulator, whose translation MNFNPNPRQFSMLSKVQELGSVSVEALAEQFGVTLQTVRRDVKLLSDAGLLSRFHGGARLPSSTTENIAYRQRKLLNDAAKHRIACAVADAVPDGCSLIINIGTTTEAVARELLRRKDLRVITNNLNVATILAANPDFEVIVAGGVVRSRDNGIVGEATVDFIRQFKVDIGLIGISGIEADGTLRDFDYREVSVARAIVERAREVWLAADHSKFNRPAMAEVARIDQVDVLFTDLAPPSPFDTLLDEAGVRCVITP comes from the coding sequence ATGAACTTCAATCCGAATCCTCGTCAGTTCTCGATGCTCAGCAAGGTGCAGGAGCTGGGGTCGGTCAGTGTCGAGGCGCTGGCCGAGCAGTTTGGGGTCACCCTGCAGACGGTGCGCCGTGACGTCAAGCTGCTCTCAGACGCGGGCTTGTTGTCACGGTTTCATGGCGGCGCCCGTTTGCCCAGCTCCACCACCGAGAACATCGCCTACCGTCAGCGTAAATTGCTCAACGATGCCGCCAAACACCGCATCGCCTGCGCCGTGGCCGACGCGGTGCCGGACGGCTGTTCGCTGATCATCAACATCGGCACCACCACCGAAGCGGTGGCGCGTGAACTGCTGCGCCGCAAGGACCTGCGGGTGATCACCAACAACCTCAATGTGGCCACCATCCTGGCGGCCAACCCGGATTTCGAAGTGATTGTGGCGGGGGGCGTGGTGCGTTCGCGTGACAACGGCATCGTGGGTGAAGCCACGGTGGACTTCATCCGCCAGTTCAAGGTCGACATCGGCCTGATCGGCATCTCGGGTATCGAGGCCGACGGCACACTGCGTGATTTCGACTACCGGGAGGTGTCGGTGGCGCGGGCCATCGTCGAGCGCGCACGTGAGGTCTGGCTGGCCGCCGACCACAGCAAATTCAACCGCCCCGCCATGGCGGAGGTGGCGCGCATCGACCAGGTGGATGTGCTGTTTACCGACCTGGCTCCGCCATCACCTTTTGACACACTGCTTGACGAAGCCGGTGTGCGTTGTGTCATCACCCCCTGA
- a CDS encoding TRAP transporter substrate-binding protein produces the protein MKLTKLAATLVLVGLGTSGAWAETLRLAHGLNDKHPVHLAMVRFAELAKQKSNGELEIKIFPNGTLGQERETLEQVQNGILEMTKASASPLETFAPEYKVFNLPFVFRSKEHFFKVLDGSVGESILNASKSRGFIGLTFYDSGARSFYAKKAINTPDDLKGMKIRVQQSPTTIKMIQALGASPTPMAWGEVYPALQAGVVDGAENNVTALTTGRHGEVSKFFSQTEHQMVPDVLVISTAKWDSLKKPLQDALRSAAHESFVYQRGLWAEAEKTEAVAAEKMGVKFSTPAKQPFVDKVKPMLDEERKNARIAGLLDQIAATR, from the coding sequence ATGAAACTGACAAAACTTGCTGCCACCCTGGTGCTGGTTGGACTTGGCACCAGCGGCGCCTGGGCCGAGACACTGCGGCTGGCACACGGGCTCAATGACAAACACCCGGTGCATCTGGCCATGGTGCGTTTTGCCGAGTTGGCCAAGCAAAAGTCCAACGGCGAACTCGAGATCAAGATTTTCCCCAACGGCACCCTCGGCCAGGAACGTGAAACGCTGGAACAGGTGCAAAACGGCATTCTCGAGATGACCAAGGCCAGCGCCTCGCCGCTGGAGACCTTTGCCCCGGAATACAAGGTGTTCAACCTGCCCTTCGTGTTCCGCAGCAAAGAGCACTTCTTCAAGGTGCTCGACGGCTCGGTGGGTGAATCCATCCTGAACGCCTCCAAGAGCCGCGGCTTCATCGGCCTGACCTTTTATGACTCGGGTGCTCGCAGCTTCTACGCCAAAAAAGCCATCAACACGCCTGATGATCTGAAAGGCATGAAGATCCGCGTACAACAAAGCCCAACCACGATCAAAATGATCCAAGCGCTGGGTGCATCCCCCACACCCATGGCCTGGGGTGAGGTGTATCCCGCGCTGCAAGCCGGTGTGGTGGATGGTGCCGAGAACAACGTCACCGCCCTGACCACTGGCCGCCACGGTGAAGTCAGCAAGTTCTTCTCGCAGACCGAACACCAGATGGTGCCTGATGTGCTGGTGATTTCTACCGCCAAGTGGGACAGCTTGAAGAAACCTTTGCAAGATGCGCTGCGCTCCGCCGCCCACGAATCGTTTGTGTACCAGCGTGGTCTGTGGGCTGAAGCCGAAAAGACCGAAGCGGTTGCTGCAGAAAAAATGGGCGTGAAGTTCAGCACACCTGCCAAACAACCGTTTGTGGACAAGGTCAAGCCGATGCTGGATGAAGAGCGCAAAAACGCACGTATCGCAGGTTTGCTCGATCAGATTGCAGCCACTCGGTAA
- a CDS encoding TRAP transporter large permease, whose translation MNALMILGVVFTLLLFFGVPVSFCIGIGTVLALFTVTPSIDTALIVSAQRVASSLDSFTLVAIPLFILAGGLMNTGGIALRLIDLAKVLVGWLPGSLAQISVVANALFGAISGSAVASAASVGSTMSPLQRKAGYNMPICAAANVAASPCGLLIPPSGALIIYSLISGGTPVDVLFVAGYIPGILMALSIMVWIHILAKRGDLPNDVHRYTRQEALLTFWRALPALTMVLIIMGGIVGGIFTATEAAGAAAAYTLILSLLYRSLTWKKLFDAMLNAAVGTAVVMLMVGVSMTMSWLLASTGSITVLSDAITNFSDNPYVLLTLFNVLLLLLGTFLDITPGLLIFTPIFLPVAMKLGISPVHFGIIITFNLCIGLATPPVGSTLFVAARMANVTLAQLTKPLMPMFFFLIVALCMVTYIPALSLWLPQVVLGKIG comes from the coding sequence ATGAACGCGCTGATGATTCTGGGCGTGGTGTTCACGCTGCTTCTGTTTTTTGGTGTGCCGGTGAGTTTCTGCATCGGCATTGGTACGGTGCTGGCGCTGTTCACCGTGACCCCGTCGATTGACACCGCCTTGATCGTGTCGGCCCAGCGGGTCGCGTCCAGCCTGGACAGTTTCACGCTGGTGGCCATTCCCTTGTTCATCCTGGCCGGTGGCCTCATGAACACTGGTGGCATTGCGCTGCGACTGATTGACTTGGCCAAGGTGCTGGTGGGCTGGTTGCCAGGTTCTCTGGCACAGATCTCGGTGGTGGCCAATGCACTGTTTGGCGCCATCTCGGGCTCGGCTGTGGCGAGTGCTGCCAGTGTCGGCTCGACCATGTCGCCGCTGCAACGCAAGGCGGGCTACAACATGCCGATCTGCGCCGCAGCCAATGTGGCGGCCTCACCCTGTGGTTTGCTGATTCCTCCTTCAGGCGCTTTGATCATTTATTCGCTGATTTCGGGCGGCACACCGGTGGATGTGCTGTTTGTGGCCGGGTACATCCCTGGCATCCTGATGGCTCTGTCGATCATGGTCTGGATACACATCCTGGCCAAACGCGGCGACCTGCCCAATGATGTGCACAGATACACCCGTCAAGAAGCGCTGCTGACATTCTGGCGCGCGCTGCCTGCGCTGACGATGGTGCTGATCATCATGGGAGGCATCGTGGGTGGCATCTTCACCGCCACGGAGGCCGCGGGTGCCGCTGCAGCCTACACCCTGATCCTCAGTCTGCTGTACCGCAGCCTGACCTGGAAAAAGCTGTTCGATGCGATGCTCAATGCTGCCGTCGGCACTGCTGTGGTGATGCTGATGGTGGGTGTGTCCATGACCATGTCGTGGCTGCTGGCGAGCACCGGCTCGATCACCGTGCTGAGTGACGCCATCACCAACTTCTCGGACAACCCCTACGTGTTGCTGACACTGTTCAACGTGTTGCTGCTGCTGCTGGGAACTTTCCTGGACATCACGCCGGGCCTGCTGATCTTTACACCGATCTTCTTGCCTGTGGCGATGAAGCTGGGCATCTCGCCGGTGCATTTCGGCATCATCATCACGTTCAACCTGTGCATCGGCCTGGCAACCCCCCCCGTGGGCAGCACGCTGTTTGTGGCAGCGCGCATGGCCAATGTGACCCTGGCGCAACTCACCAAACCATTGATGCCGATGTTCTTCTTCCTGATCGTGGCCTTGTGCATGGTCACCTACATCCCGGCGCTGTCCCTGTGGCTACCTCAAGTGGTACTGGGCAAGATTGGCTAA
- the glpK gene encoding glycerol kinase GlpK — MTYLLALDQGTSSSRSIVFDRAGRVVASAQRELRQIYPQPGWVEHDPMEIWANQLATAKDALLRAGISASEVKAIGITNQRETTVVWNRRTGVPLHQAIVWQDRRTEPDCQRLRDQGQAANIQERTGLVLDAYFSGTKVGWILDHVPGARAAAECGELAFGTIDSWLLWQLTGGRVHATDVSNASRTMLFNIRTGQWDSELLNLLQVPPQLLPQVFPSSHVFGETDASLFGQSIPIAGIAGDQQSALFGQACFRKGLAKNTYGTGCFLLMHTESQLQTSGNGLISTRAAQVGAGPQYALEGSVFIGGAVVQWLRDGLRAIDSSTAVQALAQSVPDSGGVVFVPAFTGLGAPYWEPEARGAIVGLTRGTGLGHIARAALESIAFQSAALLGAMGRDAAAGQSAPITELRVDGGACVNDLLMQFQADLLGVPVVRPKVVETTALGAAYLAGLGTGVYQTLEELESLWQPERTFLPTMSPQRAAELMAQWEHAVRQATLA; from the coding sequence ATGACCTACCTTTTGGCCCTGGACCAGGGCACCTCCAGCTCTCGCAGCATTGTTTTTGACCGCGCCGGTCGTGTGGTGGCCTCGGCCCAGCGCGAGTTGCGCCAGATCTACCCCCAGCCTGGCTGGGTGGAGCATGACCCGATGGAGATCTGGGCCAACCAGCTGGCCACGGCCAAAGACGCCTTGTTGCGCGCGGGCATCAGCGCCTCTGAGGTCAAGGCCATCGGCATCACCAACCAGCGCGAAACCACCGTGGTCTGGAACCGCCGCACCGGTGTGCCCTTGCACCAGGCCATCGTCTGGCAGGACCGCCGCACCGAGCCCGATTGCCAGCGTCTGCGTGACCAGGGCCAGGCGGCCAACATCCAGGAGCGTACCGGGCTGGTGCTGGATGCCTACTTTTCCGGCACCAAGGTGGGCTGGATCCTGGACCATGTGCCGGGTGCACGCGCCGCTGCCGAGTGTGGTGAACTGGCTTTTGGCACCATCGACAGCTGGCTGCTGTGGCAGCTGACCGGCGGGCGGGTGCACGCCACCGATGTCAGCAATGCCTCACGCACCATGTTGTTCAACATCCGTACCGGCCAGTGGGACTCGGAGCTGCTGAACCTGCTGCAGGTGCCACCTCAGTTGCTGCCACAGGTGTTTCCTTCTTCGCATGTGTTTGGCGAAACCGACGCCAGCCTGTTTGGGCAGTCGATCCCGATTGCCGGTATCGCCGGTGACCAGCAAAGTGCGTTGTTTGGGCAGGCCTGTTTTCGCAAAGGCTTGGCCAAAAACACCTATGGCACGGGTTGTTTTTTGCTGATGCACACCGAGTCGCAGTTGCAAACCTCGGGCAACGGGCTGATCAGCACCCGCGCCGCACAAGTGGGCGCTGGCCCGCAGTACGCGCTGGAGGGCAGTGTGTTTATCGGTGGTGCGGTGGTGCAGTGGCTGCGTGACGGCCTGCGTGCCATCGACTCCAGCACGGCGGTACAGGCGCTGGCGCAAAGTGTGCCGGACTCGGGTGGGGTGGTGTTTGTGCCGGCCTTCACAGGCCTGGGCGCACCGTACTGGGAGCCTGAGGCGCGCGGTGCCATTGTGGGTCTGACACGTGGCACCGGCTTGGGGCATATTGCCCGCGCCGCGCTCGAGAGCATTGCCTTCCAAAGCGCCGCGCTGCTGGGCGCCATGGGCCGGGATGCGGCTGCGGGGCAAAGCGCCCCGATCACCGAGTTGCGGGTGGACGGTGGCGCCTGCGTCAACGACCTGCTGATGCAGTTTCAGGCGGACCTGCTCGGTGTGCCGGTGGTCCGGCCCAAGGTGGTCGAGACCACCGCGCTGGGGGCTGCCTATCTGGCGGGCCTGGGCACCGGGGTGTACCAGACGCTGGAAGAGCTGGAATCGCTCTGGCAGCCCGAGCGCACCTTTTTGCCCACCATGTCGCCCCAGCGTGCGGCTGAGTTGATGGCGCAATGGGAACACGCGGTGCGCCAAGCCACCCTGGCTTGA